Within the Candidatus Zixiibacteriota bacterium genome, the region AACGTTCCAACTCATCGCTTGACGGCGGTTTTTGCTCTATTTCGCTAATTGCCTTAAGTTCGTCATCGGTTAGCGTCATAATGCCGCGCGCCGGGTCAATCGGGACTACCTCATGTCCGGCAACTCTCAAAGCATCCACAACTGCGGCTCCGGAGACCAATGAGACGTCTCGTTCGAGGGAGGTGCCTCCCATAAAAACTGCAATTTTCATTTTTTTATCCCGCTTCTTTTATAAATAATAACCAACCAGACCGTTGCCGCCAGCGCGCTGGCAAGAATAAATATAATATTATACGATTTAATTACCCCCACAAGTTTCTGCCAATTTGATTTTAATAGATACATTCCCCCGATTAATATGGCATACCACAGGCAGAAACTAATCAAAGAGAAAAACGTCATCCGCGAAACCGACACATTGCCGATGCCGGCGGTTATTGCCACAAGCGACCTGATGCCCGCTAAGAACCGCGAGACAATCAGGAGAAGATTGCCCCATTTTTCAAACCATCTCTCTATCTTTTGCATGTTTTCGATTTTGAAATAGTATTTATCATATTTTTCAAAAAACGAGCGTCCCTTTTTATTGCCAAGATAATACAGTGTCATCGCTCCGGCTAAGCCGCCTATGATAACGCTGATATACAAGGGGATATACTCCAGTTCGCCTCTGCCGGCAAGAAATGCCCCGACTAACAGCATCGTATCGCTTGGCCAGGGCGGGAACACGTTTTCGATATAGGCGCTTATCGCCAGTATGATATAAATAGTTACCGCCTGTTTGGCAACTAAGTATTGTAAAATTTCCTCGAAAGCCATAGTTTTATAATATCAACATGGCATCGCCATAACTGAAAAAGCGATAGTTCAGCCGTATTGCCTCTTTGTAGGCGGCCAGCATGCGTTCTCGTCCTGCTAATGCCGATACCAATAAAAGCAGGGTAGATTTCGGCAGATGAAAATTAGTCGACAGGCAATCAACTATTTTATACTGGTAAGGCGGATAAATAAATTTGTCGGTGTATCTGCCGGATGTTGGGATTATTCTTTTTTCCGCATCATCAAACGAGCTTTCCAACGCCCGCACTGCGGTTGTGCCAACAGCAATGATTCTTCGACCCTGTTTCTTAGCATCTGTAATCATATCGGCGGTCTTTTCCGGTATGGA harbors:
- a CDS encoding DedA family protein is translated as MAFEEILQYLVAKQAVTIYIILAISAYIENVFPPWPSDTMLLVGAFLAGRGELEYIPLYISVIIGGLAGAMTLYYLGNKKGRSFFEKYDKYYFKIENMQKIERWFEKWGNLLLIVSRFLAGIRSLVAITAGIGNVSVSRMTFFSLISFCLWYAILIGGMYLLKSNWQKLVGVIKSYNIIFILASALAATVWLVIIYKRSGIKK